One Ananas comosus cultivar F153 linkage group 1, ASM154086v1, whole genome shotgun sequence DNA window includes the following coding sequences:
- the LOC109708145 gene encoding probable pre-mRNA-splicing factor ATP-dependent RNA helicase DEAH9 has protein sequence MSPEGIPEMQRSNVVSCIIQLKALGIDNILGFDWIASPSPEAMVRALEVLYSLGIIDEDAKLTSPTGFQVAEIPLVSDASSARNIHPQPHCPSGSTS, from the exons ATGTCTCCAGAAGGAATCCCAGAGATGCAACGATCAAACGTCGTCTCGTGCATAATACAA CTAAAGGCCTTAGGTATAGATAATATATTAGGTTTTGATTGGATAGCTTCTCCATCACCAGAGGCGATGGTACGAGCTCTTGAAGTTCTGTACTCTCTTGGTATTATCGATGAAGATGCAAAACTTACGTCACCCACCGGCTTTCAAGTTGCGGAGATTCCATTA gTTTCAGACGCATCTAGCGCTCGTAATATTCATCCACAACCTCATTGCCCTTCAg GTTCAACATCTTAA